Proteins encoded by one window of Mycolicibacterium sp. ND9-15:
- a CDS encoding type IV toxin-antitoxin system AbiEi family antitoxin domain-containing protein: protein MTRWRLGRIDDLTWSQEGVVSRRQVLVAGGTDRDIARLVRRRELTPVCRGVYVNHSGRLTQAQRHWVAVLAFWPAALAHASALPDPPTTVVHVAVDTARNLRPLPRVVLHRMPDFTRRAELDRSPPAIRLEHALIDVVSDELRTDDVAAAFAVLARVCADRRTTPQRDPADAGGPSTCLRPAHVAGDARRSW, encoded by the coding sequence GTGACTCGCTGGCGTCTCGGGCGTATCGATGACCTGACCTGGAGCCAGGAGGGAGTCGTTTCCCGCCGCCAGGTTCTGGTCGCCGGAGGCACCGATCGCGACATCGCCAGACTGGTGCGCAGACGCGAGTTGACACCGGTCTGTCGGGGCGTCTACGTGAACCACAGCGGGCGGCTCACACAAGCGCAGCGGCATTGGGTCGCGGTGCTGGCGTTCTGGCCGGCGGCGTTGGCTCACGCGTCGGCGCTGCCCGATCCGCCGACGACGGTCGTTCACGTCGCCGTCGACACAGCGCGCAATCTGCGGCCATTGCCACGAGTCGTGCTGCATCGGATGCCCGACTTCACCCGACGCGCCGAACTCGACCGCAGCCCACCGGCGATTCGCTTGGAGCACGCGCTGATCGACGTGGTCAGCGACGAGCTCCGCACGGACGATGTGGCGGCCGCATTCGCGGTGCTGGCGCGGGTGTGTGCCGACCGGCGGACGACTCCGCAGCGGGATCCTGCAGACGCTGGCGGGCCGTCAACGTGTTTGCGGCCGGCGCATGTTGCAGGCGATGCTCGACGATCTTGGTGA
- a CDS encoding decaprenylphospho-beta-D-erythro-pentofuranosid-2-ulose 2-reductase — translation MVLDAVGNPQTILLLGGTSEIGLAICERYLRNAHARIILADLPGHPRKGEAIAAMTAAGAKSVEWIDFDGADTASHPAVVDKAWDSGDVDVAIVAFGLLGDAEELWQDQRKAVQAAQINYTAAVSVGVLLGEKMRAQGFGQIIAMSSAAGERVRRSNFVYGSTKAGLDGFYLGLGEALRDYGVRVLVIRPGQVRTTTTIEHWKATGAKEAPFTVDKEYVAELAVTAAAKGKDLVWAPGAFRYVMMVLRHIPRPIFRKLPI, via the coding sequence ATGGTTCTCGACGCCGTAGGTAACCCCCAGACCATCCTGCTGCTCGGCGGCACCTCCGAGATCGGGCTGGCGATATGCGAACGCTACTTGCGCAACGCGCACGCCCGGATCATCCTCGCGGACCTGCCCGGCCACCCCCGCAAAGGCGAGGCGATCGCCGCGATGACGGCCGCGGGCGCCAAATCCGTCGAGTGGATCGACTTCGACGGCGCTGACACCGCGAGTCACCCCGCTGTCGTCGACAAAGCCTGGGACAGCGGTGACGTAGATGTGGCGATCGTGGCGTTCGGACTGCTCGGCGACGCCGAGGAGCTCTGGCAGGACCAGCGCAAAGCCGTCCAGGCCGCCCAGATCAACTACACGGCAGCGGTTTCGGTCGGTGTGCTGCTCGGTGAGAAGATGCGCGCGCAGGGCTTCGGACAGATCATCGCGATGAGCTCGGCGGCCGGTGAGCGGGTCCGGCGCTCGAACTTCGTCTACGGCTCCACCAAGGCCGGCCTGGACGGCTTCTACCTCGGCTTGGGTGAGGCGCTGCGGGACTACGGCGTTCGGGTGCTGGTGATCCGGCCCGGGCAGGTGCGCACGACGACCACGATCGAGCACTGGAAGGCCACCGGCGCGAAAGAGGCCCCGTTCACCGTCGACAAGGAGTATGTCGCCGAACTGGCGGTCACGGCGGCTGCGAAAGGCAAGGATTTGGTATGGGCGCCCGGAGCGTTCCGGTACGTGATGATGGTGCTGCGCCACATTCCGCGGCCGATCTTCCGCAAGCTTCCCATCTGA
- a CDS encoding arabinosyltransferase domain-containing protein, whose amino-acid sequence MVGEAGVASNHRTVRLIAIVAGLLGALLAIATPLMPVTQTTAQLNWPQNGVLQSVDAPLIGYVATDLEISVPCRAAAGLAGPDTGGRTVLLSTVPKQAPKAVDRGLLIERVNNDLLVIVRNTPVVSAPLDQVLSPQCQRLTFTAHADKVTGEFVGLMQGPGTIPAEAPGLPLRGERGGYDFRPQIVGVFTDLSGPAPPGLEFSATLDSRYSTSPTLLKTLAMIIGVAMTIVALGALHMLDAADGRRVKRILPRRWWSLTPLDGAVTAVLVWWHFVGANTADDGYILTMARVSEHAGYMANYYRWFGTPEAPFGWYYDLLALWAHVSTNSVWMRLPTLVMALACWWLISREVIPRLGHAVKSTPAAAWTAAGLFLAFWLPLNNGLRPEPIIALGILLTWCAVERGVATSRLLPVAIAIIIGALTLFSGPTGIAAIGALLVAVGPLKTIVAAHVSRFGYLALLAPILAAATVTIILIFRDQTLAAELQANAFKSAVGPSLSWFDEHIRYERLFTLSPDGSVARRFAVLMLLLALAVAVAMSLRKFTIPGTALGPSRRIIGITVISFLAMMFTPTKWTHHFGVFAGLAGSLGALAAVAVTATAMRSRRNRSVFAAAVLFAMALSFATVNGWWYVSNFGVPWSNAMPEWKLGFSTILLGLSLLALLAAAWFHFSGRDSSPPGPQRRWQRIMQSPLAVATWLVVVFEVLSLTLAMIDQYPAWSVGRSNLEALAGKTCGMAEDVLVEEDPNVGMLAPIDTPVGEALGAGTAQGFGPNGIPTDVSADEAMSGQGTSTNFADTDSDDDQAGKGGTEGGTTAAAGINGSRARLPYHLDPARTPVLGSWRSGTQQPAQLRSAWYRLPPRDNAGPLLVVSAAGRFDAGEVVVQWATDAQAADDEPGGTIEFGDVGASPAWRNLRTPLTAIPPEATQIRLVASDDDLDPQHWIAVTPPRIPQLRTLQEVVGSEDPVLLDWLVGLAFPCQRPFAHQNGVVEVPKWRILPDRFGAEANSPVMDYLGGGPLGITELLVRATTTPTYLKGDWFRDWGSLQQLTPWYPNAAQARLDLGTATRSGLWSPGPLRLS is encoded by the coding sequence GTGGTCGGTGAAGCCGGGGTCGCGTCCAACCATCGGACGGTGCGGCTGATTGCCATCGTCGCCGGGTTGCTGGGCGCGCTGCTCGCGATTGCCACCCCGTTGATGCCGGTGACGCAGACCACCGCGCAGCTGAACTGGCCGCAGAACGGCGTGCTACAGAGCGTGGACGCCCCGCTCATCGGCTACGTCGCCACCGACCTGGAGATCAGCGTGCCGTGCCGCGCGGCCGCCGGGCTGGCCGGACCGGACACCGGCGGGCGCACCGTGCTGCTGTCCACGGTGCCCAAACAGGCGCCCAAGGCCGTCGACCGCGGACTGCTCATCGAGCGGGTCAACAACGACCTGCTGGTCATCGTGCGCAACACCCCGGTGGTCAGCGCCCCGCTGGATCAGGTGCTCAGCCCGCAGTGCCAGCGGCTGACCTTCACCGCCCACGCCGACAAGGTGACCGGCGAATTCGTCGGCCTGATGCAGGGTCCCGGCACGATCCCGGCCGAGGCTCCCGGTTTACCGCTGCGCGGCGAACGCGGCGGCTACGACTTCCGGCCCCAGATCGTCGGGGTCTTCACCGACCTGTCCGGTCCGGCGCCACCGGGGCTGGAGTTCTCCGCGACCCTCGACTCCCGCTACAGCACATCGCCGACGCTGCTGAAGACGCTCGCGATGATCATCGGGGTGGCGATGACGATCGTCGCGCTCGGCGCGCTGCACATGCTGGACGCCGCCGACGGCAGGCGGGTCAAACGCATTCTGCCGCGGCGGTGGTGGTCGCTGACTCCGTTGGACGGGGCGGTCACCGCGGTGCTGGTGTGGTGGCACTTCGTCGGTGCCAACACCGCCGACGACGGGTACATCCTGACCATGGCCCGGGTGTCCGAGCACGCCGGCTACATGGCCAACTACTACCGGTGGTTCGGCACCCCCGAGGCCCCGTTCGGCTGGTACTACGACCTGCTCGCGTTGTGGGCGCACGTCAGCACGAACAGCGTGTGGATGCGCCTGCCGACGCTGGTGATGGCGCTCGCATGCTGGTGGCTGATCAGCCGCGAGGTGATCCCCCGCCTGGGCCATGCGGTCAAGTCCACCCCCGCGGCGGCGTGGACGGCGGCAGGCCTGTTCCTGGCGTTCTGGCTGCCGCTGAACAACGGCCTTCGCCCCGAACCGATCATCGCGCTCGGCATCCTGCTCACCTGGTGCGCGGTGGAGCGCGGCGTGGCCACCAGCCGGCTGCTGCCGGTGGCCATCGCGATCATCATCGGTGCGCTCACCCTGTTCTCCGGCCCTACCGGTATCGCCGCCATCGGCGCGCTGCTTGTCGCTGTCGGTCCGTTGAAAACCATTGTCGCGGCCCATGTTTCGCGGTTCGGATATCTGGCGCTGCTGGCGCCGATCCTGGCCGCGGCCACCGTCACGATCATCCTGATCTTCCGGGACCAGACGCTGGCGGCCGAACTGCAGGCCAACGCGTTCAAATCCGCGGTCGGGCCGAGCTTGAGCTGGTTCGACGAGCACATCCGCTACGAGCGGCTGTTCACCCTGAGCCCGGACGGCTCGGTCGCCCGGCGCTTCGCGGTGCTCATGTTGCTGCTGGCGCTGGCCGTGGCGGTGGCGATGTCGTTGCGCAAGTTCACGATTCCGGGGACCGCCCTGGGCCCCAGTCGCCGCATCATCGGCATCACGGTCATCTCGTTCCTGGCGATGATGTTCACCCCCACCAAGTGGACGCATCACTTCGGCGTGTTCGCCGGCCTGGCCGGCTCGCTGGGCGCCCTGGCCGCGGTCGCCGTCACCGCGACCGCGATGCGCTCGCGCCGGAACCGGTCGGTGTTCGCCGCCGCGGTGCTGTTCGCGATGGCGCTGTCGTTCGCCACCGTCAACGGTTGGTGGTACGTCTCCAACTTCGGCGTGCCCTGGTCGAATGCCATGCCGGAGTGGAAGTTGGGCTTCAGCACGATTTTGCTCGGACTGTCCCTGCTGGCCCTGCTCGCCGCCGCGTGGTTCCACTTCTCCGGACGCGATTCCTCGCCACCGGGCCCGCAGCGTCGATGGCAGCGAATCATGCAGTCGCCGTTGGCCGTTGCCACCTGGCTGGTGGTGGTATTCGAGGTGCTGTCGCTGACCCTGGCCATGATCGACCAGTACCCGGCATGGAGCGTCGGGCGCTCCAACCTCGAAGCGCTGGCCGGCAAGACGTGCGGGATGGCCGAGGATGTGCTCGTCGAGGAGGACCCCAACGTCGGCATGCTGGCCCCCATCGACACGCCGGTCGGCGAGGCGCTCGGCGCCGGCACCGCGCAGGGGTTCGGCCCCAACGGCATTCCGACCGACGTCTCGGCCGACGAGGCGATGAGCGGACAGGGCACCTCAACGAACTTCGCCGACACCGATTCGGACGACGACCAGGCGGGCAAGGGGGGCACCGAGGGCGGCACGACGGCCGCCGCAGGCATCAACGGCTCGCGGGCCCGGCTGCCCTACCACCTCGACCCGGCCCGCACGCCGGTGTTGGGCAGTTGGCGCTCCGGCACCCAACAGCCGGCGCAGCTGCGCTCGGCCTGGTACCGCCTGCCGCCGCGGGACAACGCCGGCCCACTGCTGGTCGTCTCGGCGGCCGGCCGTTTCGATGCCGGTGAGGTCGTCGTGCAGTGGGCCACCGACGCGCAGGCCGCCGACGACGAGCCGGGCGGCACGATCGAGTTCGGCGACGTCGGCGCCTCTCCCGCATGGCGCAACCTGCGGACTCCGCTGACCGCGATTCCGCCCGAGGCCACCCAGATCCGACTGGTGGCCTCCGACGACGACCTCGACCCGCAGCACTGGATCGCGGTGACGCCGCCGCGCATCCCGCAGCTGCGCACGCTGCAGGAGGTCGTCGGCTCGGAGGACCCCGTGTTGCTGGACTGGCTCGTCGGCCTGGCGTTCCCCTGCCAGCGGCCCTTCGCCCATCAGAACGGCGTCGTCGAGGTGCCGAAGTGGCGGATCCTGCCCGATCGGTTCGGCGCCGAGGCCAACTCCCCGGTGATGGACTACCTCGGCGGCGGGCCGCTCGGCATCACCGAACTGCTGGTGCGAGCCACCACGACGCCGACCTACCTCAAGGGCGACTGGTTCCGCGACTGGGGCTCGCTGCAGCAGCTCACGCCCTGGTACCCGAACGCCGCGCAGGCTCGACTGGATCTGGGCACGGCAACGCGCAGCGGGCTGTGGAGCCCGGGACCGCTGCGACTTTCCTGA
- a CDS encoding galactan 5-O-arabinofuranosyltransferase: protein MRGTLAGEPRRRRHWTVAGQMAAAAAVAIVVAVVSLAAIARVEWPAYNSSNQLHALTTVGQFACLAGLLASGLVWRRGRRLLAEASATLFLSAFAVVTLAMPLGATKLYLYGVSVDQQFRTEYLTRLADSAALHDMTYLGLPPFYPPGWFWIGGRLAALTGTPAWEMFKPWAIISITVAIAVAFALWAAMIRFEYALVVTTATAAATLAYSPAEPYAAIIVVLLPPVFVLAWSGLRGGSRNGGWAAVVGAGLFLGGAALSYTLLFAYAAFTLAIMGVLLTVARKRIEPLVRLLVIAAISGAIALIGWAPYLIAAVSGEPADSGTAQHYLPSDGAQLEFPMLHFTLLGALCMVGTLWLVWRARSSTRAGALAIAVLAVYAWSLLSMLTTLAGTTLLSFRLNPALTVLLTAAGAFGFIDITRALAARVRPENARRVIAAAATLGAIGAVTYSQDIPDVLRSDIVVAYTDTDGYGQRADRRPPGAERYYREIDAKITEVTGRPRDETVVLTADYSFLSYYPYYGFQGLTSHYANPLAQFEKRAEAIEGWATLTDADQFIEALDALPWEPPSVFLMRRAGSGGADDTYTLRLASDVYPNQPNVRRYHVALDEALFDDPRFEVSTIGPFVLAIRQPN from the coding sequence ATGCGCGGCACGCTGGCCGGGGAGCCGCGCCGGCGGCGACATTGGACAGTGGCCGGCCAGATGGCGGCGGCCGCCGCGGTGGCGATCGTCGTGGCGGTGGTGTCGCTGGCCGCGATCGCGCGGGTGGAGTGGCCCGCCTACAACTCGTCGAATCAGCTCCATGCGCTGACCACAGTCGGCCAATTCGCCTGCCTGGCAGGGCTATTGGCGAGCGGTCTGGTGTGGCGGCGGGGCCGGCGGCTGCTCGCCGAGGCCTCCGCGACGCTCTTCCTGTCGGCGTTCGCGGTGGTGACGCTCGCGATGCCGCTCGGCGCGACCAAGCTCTACCTGTACGGCGTCTCCGTCGATCAGCAGTTCCGCACCGAGTACCTCACCCGGCTCGCCGACAGCGCCGCACTGCACGATATGACCTACCTGGGCCTGCCGCCGTTCTATCCGCCGGGCTGGTTCTGGATCGGGGGTCGCCTCGCCGCGCTGACCGGAACACCCGCGTGGGAGATGTTCAAACCGTGGGCGATCATCTCCATCACAGTCGCGATCGCGGTGGCGTTTGCGTTGTGGGCGGCCATGATCCGCTTCGAGTACGCGCTCGTCGTCACCACCGCCACCGCCGCGGCCACGCTCGCGTACTCCCCCGCCGAGCCCTACGCCGCGATCATCGTGGTGCTGCTGCCGCCGGTTTTCGTGCTGGCGTGGTCGGGGTTGCGTGGTGGCAGTCGCAACGGCGGGTGGGCCGCGGTCGTCGGCGCCGGTCTCTTCCTCGGCGGGGCCGCGTTGTCATACACGCTGCTGTTCGCCTACGCCGCGTTCACGTTGGCGATCATGGGAGTGCTGCTCACGGTGGCGCGCAAGCGGATCGAGCCGCTGGTGCGGCTGCTGGTCATCGCGGCGATCTCGGGTGCCATCGCGCTGATCGGGTGGGCGCCGTACCTGATCGCCGCAGTCTCCGGCGAGCCCGCCGACTCCGGAACCGCGCAGCACTACCTGCCGTCGGACGGTGCGCAGCTGGAGTTCCCGATGCTGCACTTCACCTTGCTCGGGGCGCTGTGCATGGTCGGCACACTGTGGCTGGTCTGGCGCGCCCGCTCGTCCACCCGGGCGGGTGCGCTCGCGATCGCGGTGCTCGCCGTCTACGCCTGGTCGCTGCTGTCGATGCTGACGACGCTGGCGGGCACCACCTTGTTGTCGTTCCGGCTGAATCCGGCGCTGACCGTGCTACTGACCGCGGCTGGTGCCTTCGGCTTCATCGACATCACCCGCGCGCTCGCCGCGCGGGTGCGCCCCGAGAACGCGCGGCGGGTGATCGCGGCGGCCGCGACGCTGGGCGCGATCGGCGCGGTGACGTACAGCCAGGACATTCCCGACGTGCTGCGGTCCGACATCGTCGTCGCCTACACCGACACCGACGGCTACGGTCAGCGCGCCGACCGCCGCCCGCCGGGGGCCGAGCGCTACTACCGCGAGATCGACGCCAAGATCACCGAGGTGACGGGCCGCCCGCGCGATGAGACCGTCGTGCTGACCGCCGACTACAGCTTCCTGTCGTACTACCCCTACTACGGTTTCCAAGGGCTGACGTCGCACTACGCGAACCCGCTCGCGCAGTTCGAGAAGCGGGCCGAAGCGATCGAGGGCTGGGCCACGCTCACCGACGCCGACCAGTTCATCGAGGCGCTCGACGCGCTGCCGTGGGAGCCGCCGTCGGTGTTTCTGATGCGCCGTGCTGGTTCGGGAGGCGCCGACGACACCTACACCCTGCGGCTGGCCTCCGACGTCTACCCGAACCAGCCGAACGTGCGGCGTTACCACGTCGCACTGGACGAGGCGTTGTTCGACGACCCGCGCTTCGAGGTGTCCACCATCGGCCCGTTCGTGCTGGCGATTCGGCAGCCCAATTAG
- a CDS encoding arabinosyltransferase domain-containing protein, with the protein MPRDEDERTDRFARLIAVVAGIAGILLCGLVPLLPVKQTTATILWPQGPGPDGFVSDITAPLVSGAPQALDISIPCQAVATLPAAGGLVLSTVPPGGIDASRNGLFVRATSDVVVVAFRDSVAAVAPRSAVADGACSALRIWADPGQAGADFVGLPGAAGILPAEEKPQVAGIFTDMEVAPQQGLSARIDVDTRFITSPTALKLAVMVLGVACVIASLVALAVLDRRSGRRVPRGLSGFWRAGFWHWVADAGVIGTLLLWHVIGALSSDDGYNLTIARVSADAGYTANYYRFFGAAEAPFDWYQSLLGALASISTASVWMRLPATLAAIGAWLIVSRCMLPRLGRRLAANRVTVWTAGAVFLAAWLPFNNGLRPEPLIAFGTVAVWVLVENAVATRRTWPAALAIVVAVFSVTLAPQGLIAIAPLLVGARAIVRTVRTRRPVDGLLAPVAALLSALALIFVVVFRDQTLATVAESARIKYVVGPTIAWYQEFLRYYFLTVEDSVDSSLTRRFAVLVLMLCLFGMLAVLLRRGGVPGMARGPVWRLLGSTAIGLLLLTFTPTKWAVQFGAFAALAGALGAVTAFAFSRVGLHSRRNLALYVTALLFVLAWATSGINGWFYVGNYGVPWFDKQPVIAGIPVTGIFLALAIVTGLLAGWLHFRMDYAGHTEVANTKRNRVLASTPLLVVATIMVILEVGSMAKGAVQRYPVYTTAKANLSALTSGLSDTSCAMADDVLVEADTNAGMLQPVPGQRFGEYGPLGGEDPVGFTPNGVSDTLEPPEPITANPGTVNSDGSPNEPNIGIGFAAGTGGGYGPEGVNGSKVFLPFGLDPQRTPVMGSYDENTLAARVTSAWYQLPPRTPDRPLVTVAAAGAIWYYEEDGSFNYGQSLKLQWGVHRPDGSYLPLAEAQPIDVGPGAHKAWRNLRFPLAAAPPEANVARIVADDPNLSTDQWFAFTPPRVPVLETAQQFLGSETPVLMDIATAANFPCQRPFSERLGIAELPEYRILPNLKQVVVSSNQWMSAQDGGPFLFIQALLRTATVPTYLRDDWFRDWGSIERYDRVVPESQAPDAVVEQGTARVFGWSRNGPIRALP; encoded by the coding sequence GTGCCACGCGACGAGGATGAGCGGACCGACCGGTTCGCGCGACTGATCGCCGTCGTCGCGGGCATCGCCGGCATACTGCTGTGCGGTCTGGTGCCGCTGCTGCCGGTCAAGCAGACCACCGCGACGATCCTGTGGCCGCAAGGACCGGGACCCGACGGGTTCGTCAGCGACATCACCGCCCCGCTGGTCTCCGGCGCGCCGCAGGCTCTCGACATCTCCATTCCCTGCCAGGCCGTCGCCACCCTGCCCGCGGCCGGTGGCCTGGTGCTGTCGACGGTTCCGCCGGGCGGAATCGATGCCAGCCGCAACGGGCTGTTCGTGCGCGCCACGTCCGACGTCGTGGTCGTGGCGTTCCGTGACTCCGTCGCGGCGGTGGCACCGCGCTCCGCGGTCGCCGACGGAGCGTGCAGCGCGCTGCGCATCTGGGCCGACCCCGGGCAGGCCGGCGCGGATTTCGTCGGGCTGCCCGGCGCAGCGGGAATCCTGCCGGCAGAAGAGAAGCCGCAAGTCGCGGGCATCTTCACCGATATGGAGGTGGCCCCACAGCAGGGACTGTCGGCGCGTATCGACGTCGACACCCGCTTCATCACCTCGCCGACCGCGCTCAAGCTCGCCGTGATGGTGCTCGGGGTGGCATGCGTGATCGCGTCGCTCGTGGCGTTGGCGGTGCTGGACCGTCGGAGTGGTCGGCGCGTGCCGCGCGGCCTGTCGGGGTTCTGGCGCGCCGGGTTCTGGCACTGGGTGGCCGATGCCGGAGTCATCGGCACCCTGCTGCTGTGGCATGTCATCGGCGCCCTGTCGTCCGATGACGGTTACAACCTGACCATCGCGCGCGTCTCCGCCGACGCCGGTTACACGGCGAACTACTACCGCTTCTTCGGCGCCGCCGAGGCCCCGTTCGACTGGTACCAGTCCCTGCTCGGCGCTCTCGCGTCGATCAGCACCGCGAGCGTGTGGATGCGTCTGCCCGCGACGCTGGCCGCGATCGGCGCCTGGTTGATCGTCAGCCGCTGCATGCTGCCCCGACTCGGCCGCCGCCTGGCGGCCAACCGGGTGACGGTATGGACGGCCGGCGCGGTGTTCCTGGCGGCCTGGCTGCCGTTCAACAACGGACTGCGACCCGAACCGCTGATCGCGTTCGGCACCGTGGCCGTCTGGGTGCTCGTCGAGAACGCGGTTGCGACGCGGCGGACGTGGCCGGCAGCGCTGGCGATCGTCGTCGCCGTGTTCAGCGTCACGCTGGCTCCGCAAGGGTTGATCGCGATCGCGCCCTTGCTGGTGGGCGCCCGTGCGATCGTTCGCACCGTCCGGACCCGGCGTCCCGTCGACGGCCTCCTGGCCCCGGTGGCCGCGCTGCTGTCGGCGCTCGCGCTGATCTTCGTGGTGGTGTTCCGGGACCAGACGCTGGCGACGGTCGCCGAGTCGGCCCGCATCAAGTACGTCGTCGGCCCGACCATCGCGTGGTACCAGGAGTTCCTGCGCTACTACTTCCTCACCGTCGAGGACAGCGTGGACTCGTCGCTGACCCGGCGCTTCGCGGTACTGGTGCTGATGCTCTGCCTGTTCGGGATGCTGGCGGTGCTGTTGCGGCGCGGCGGCGTGCCCGGCATGGCCAGGGGCCCGGTCTGGCGGCTGCTCGGGTCGACGGCCATCGGGTTGCTGCTGCTGACGTTCACGCCGACCAAGTGGGCCGTGCAGTTCGGCGCGTTCGCCGCCCTGGCGGGCGCGCTCGGGGCGGTGACCGCGTTCGCGTTCTCCCGGGTGGGGCTGCACAGCCGCCGCAACCTCGCGTTGTACGTCACCGCGCTGCTGTTCGTACTGGCCTGGGCGACATCAGGTATCAACGGCTGGTTCTACGTCGGAAACTACGGGGTGCCGTGGTTCGACAAGCAACCGGTGATCGCCGGTATCCCGGTGACGGGCATCTTCCTCGCGCTGGCGATCGTGACCGGTCTGCTCGCCGGGTGGCTGCACTTCCGGATGGACTACGCCGGGCACACCGAGGTCGCCAACACCAAACGCAACCGCGTGCTCGCATCGACGCCGCTGCTGGTGGTGGCGACGATCATGGTGATACTCGAGGTCGGCTCCATGGCCAAGGGCGCCGTGCAGCGTTACCCCGTCTACACGACCGCCAAGGCGAACCTCTCGGCGCTGACGTCCGGGCTCTCCGATACCAGTTGCGCTATGGCCGACGATGTGCTCGTCGAAGCGGACACGAATGCCGGTATGCTGCAACCGGTTCCGGGGCAACGCTTTGGCGAGTACGGTCCGCTCGGAGGCGAGGACCCGGTGGGCTTCACCCCCAACGGCGTCAGCGACACGCTCGAACCACCCGAACCGATCACCGCCAACCCGGGCACGGTGAACTCCGACGGCTCGCCGAACGAACCGAACATCGGCATCGGTTTCGCGGCGGGCACCGGCGGCGGTTACGGCCCCGAGGGAGTGAACGGGTCGAAGGTTTTCCTGCCGTTCGGTCTCGACCCCCAGCGCACACCGGTGATGGGCAGCTACGACGAGAACACCCTTGCGGCCAGGGTCACTTCGGCGTGGTACCAACTTCCGCCCCGGACCCCGGACCGGCCGTTGGTCACCGTCGCGGCGGCCGGCGCGATCTGGTACTACGAGGAAGACGGCTCGTTCAACTACGGTCAGTCGCTGAAGCTGCAGTGGGGTGTGCACCGTCCCGACGGCAGTTACCTGCCGCTGGCCGAGGCGCAGCCGATCGACGTCGGACCCGGCGCCCACAAGGCCTGGCGCAACCTGCGTTTCCCGCTGGCGGCGGCGCCGCCGGAGGCGAACGTCGCCCGCATCGTCGCCGACGACCCGAACCTGTCCACCGACCAGTGGTTCGCGTTCACCCCGCCGCGGGTGCCGGTGTTGGAGACCGCACAGCAGTTCCTCGGCTCGGAGACGCCGGTCCTGATGGACATCGCCACGGCCGCGAACTTCCCCTGCCAGCGCCCCTTCTCCGAACGTCTCGGCATCGCCGAACTCCCGGAGTACCGCATCCTCCCGAACCTCAAGCAGGTGGTCGTGTCGTCGAACCAGTGGATGTCCGCTCAGGACGGCGGGCCGTTCCTGTTCATCCAGGCGTTGCTGCGTACCGCGACTGTGCCCACGTACCTGCGTGACGACTGGTTCCGGGACTGGGGTTCGATCGAGCGCTACGACCGTGTGGTGCCCGAGTCGCAAGCCCCGGATGCGGTTGTCGAGCAAGGAACCGCGCGGGTGTTCGGCTGGAGCCGCAACGGACCGATCAGGGCGCTGCCATGA